From the genome of Hydrogenovibrio kuenenii DSM 12350:
CAAAATAGTTGCCGAGAGTTTCTAATTTTTCATCAAAGTTTCAATATGCACCCTTAAGAAAGCTTACGTTTTTGAAAGTGTACTTCATAATCGGCTTGTGCTTGGTAGTAATCCGGCATTTGACCGATGTCCATCCAGTATTCTGTAATTGGGAAGCCACCCACCTTTTGAGATTTAGCCAAAGTATCATCAATCAAAGACGGCATATCGTAAAAGGTTTCTTTCGGTACAAAATCTAAAGATTCGGGTGATAACGCATAAATACCACCATTAACGAAATAGCGATAAACAGGCTTTTCAACCAATTGACAAACTTCGTGACCATTCAATTCCATTACGCCGTAAGGCACTTGCTGTGAATATTCTCTAACACAAGCTGTAACGGCATTCTCATTTTCACTATGAAAATCAATTAATGCTCGTAAATCCACTTTTGTCAGTAAATCACCGTTCATCACAATAAAAGGTTTTTTAGGTAGCTCTGGTAACAGGCTTAACGCGCCTGCGGTCCCCATGCGTTCTTTTTCTTCAATATAGTGAATGCGAATGCCAAGTGATTCACCATTACCAAAGTAATCACGAATCTGATCACCTAAATAATTGATACAAAAGTAGAACTCTTCAAAACCTTGTTCAGCAATGTGCTTAACGATAGTTTCTAGAATCGGCTGATCACCGACTGTTAGCATAGGTTTCGGAATATTTTCGGTTAAAGGTCTTAAACGTGTTCCCATACCACCCAGCATTAAAACAACAGGATTGGATATTGGTTCAACACTTTTCTTTTGGAAGAATAGTCCGACTATTTTTTGTTGATTATCGACAATCGGCAAATGGCGGAACTGATGTTTGTTCATACGTTTTACCCAGAGCATTTCATTCTCATGGGTATGACCAACAACTGGACGGGCATTCATTGCTTGTTCAATAGGTGTATGCAAAGTTGCACCCGCTAAAAGCGAACGACGAATATCTCCATCCGTCACCGTTCCAAGCAGGTTATCTGCTTCAGAGATCACTAAGGCAATTTGTAGTGCCGTTTTATCCATCACCTCCAACGTGTCTTTGACAGAGCTGGTTGGTGATACTGCAATCTTTTTCCAATCATGCATGTGCATATCTTTCATTTTTTCGCACCTAATTATGACACCGTTCGCTATTCATCAGCTTCTAAAGCATTTAGCACTAAAGCGACTGCTTGTCTTGCTGATGGAAGTTTTTCCCTTGCGTTTTGCCAAAGCCTTCTACGAGAGTCTTCGTGTAAACCCGCTTCTAAAACTTCCATCAATCTATTACTATTATCAACGGCCAGAACCAGATTTTCTTTAACCAAATGTAAGTCCTTTGTATCAGAACATTTGGTCGCCCAATGAATTAGATCCTTATTAAACCATAAAAAAACTGAGGCATTGAAAGGCTTATCTTCTAATTCATTCAAATACAGACCATCAAACCCACATGTTGAAAAAGCACTAATAACCAAATCAACACAGCACAAACTTGTGGTTACAGCCTGAAAAGGGTCAAGAATCACGTCTGGAAAATGATGTTTTAACAACTGCCAAGTCGGATTACTTTCTAGATTAACCGCTTCTTTAGGATGAGGGCGATAAAGCAATTTGAATGGCCTCTTCCATTTTTTCAATTCCTGGCAAAAAGTCTCAACAGTTTGTTGATAACACTCCAAGTTGCCAAGAGGCTGACCATAGAATCCCAGCAAAACATGTTCCATATCATCCATAAACCTCACACGATGCAAATCTCTAATACCGCTGGGAGACAATTCTGCAAACTTTGCGTGCTGTAAAGAACCTATTGCAATAGATTTCATCTGAGGATAACGCTGTTTATTGATGTCGACTGCAGCTTCATCTAATACAAAAGCAACCTTGGGCATCACTCCTGTTTCGTGGTTAATACTCCCCCAAGAACTCTGGATAGAGAATGTAGGGATATTCAAATGATTGGCAGCTGCTAACATCATTTCATCAACACCAAAACCAGGACCAGAAATACCTGTCAGAACAGCTATAACTTTATTTTCAATTTTACTTTGAGTCCATTTCTTAGTTTTCAGCCAACTTAAAGCTTCCAAGGTTCCTTGGTCAAAGTCTTTAATAATAGGGAATGCAATTGCCAAATTTCCAACACTGGTTAATTCGTCTGATAATAAGCTCAATGCTGGCTCTTGTAGAATAGCGACCAAATCGTATGCTTGATTTAAAGAAGGGATAAGCGGTAGAAGAGCATGAGCGCTAGCTGGATCGCGTGCGGTGACAATTAAAAGTGGCTTTTCGTTCATTATCACCCTAAATCTTATTCCGGTAAATTATCGAGTGAAAAGCTAATATCGAAAAACCGCTTCGGCAATAACTGATTAAAATCCGTTTTCTCTAGTATCTCGACGATACTTTTAGCCGTATTACCTTGACCATAAATACTGGTAATTTGTGAGCGGTCTTTATTCAATGCGTTTTTGATTGATAAAACAATGGTTTCAGTGCTTTCTTCAGATTGAATAATCGAATCTGCCATCAACCGTCCTTTTTGACGCTCACCGATATTCACTGTAGGCACCCCCTGTGCAGGCGCTTCAATAACACCACTAGAGGAATTACCGACGACAACATCGCACAGTTTCATCAAACTTAAATAACGTTGTGATCCGAGTGAAGTCACAAATTCTGCATTAATTTCTGTTTCCACCACCCATTGTTGAATTCGGTTGTTTAACTCATGCCCCCCCACATCTGTATTCGCTGCCGTCCAAATCACGGACATATTGGGGTAATCGATACTTAGTGCTTCAAATGCTTGAAATAAGTTCTCCAAAGCTTGTTCACCTTGGGTTTCTCCCCAGGAAACGGGATGATAGGTGACTAAAAATAGTGGTGATGAGAGCGACATTTCCAAAAAAGCTTCTAGTTCTTTCAGTGAAAGCATCTGTATTTGTTGAATAACATCCAATCCCGGCGCCCCGACATTGAATACCGTAACAGGCTGCTCGCCCATTTGAATAACACGTTGGCGATAAGGTTCTGCCGCCACAAAATGCAAAGACGCCATTTTGGTGACGGCATGACGAATTGCATCATCCACCGCACCTTCGGTCACTTCTCCACCATGCAAATGAAAGATCGGGATATTTGCCAATAAGGCTGCCGAACAAATACCAAGCAATTCATAGCGATCACCCAATACAAAAACGGCATGAGGACGATGTTTTGCAAACGCTTCGGCAAAGCCCTCTAAGGCTTTAGCGGTAGTTTGAGAAATAGCCAGTTCCGTGTCGGCATCTTTTTTGTGGGATAAAATGGGAATTTCTTCAGTAATCAGGTGACCATCTTGGCGAATAGTTTCGACGGTATAACCTTGCTCATCGGACAAGTGTCCACCGGTGACATAGAGTTGCAAATCAAAGTCAGGATGATCTTCTAGCAGTCGAATCAACCTCGATAACAAGCCATACTCTGCACGAGTTGCCGTTACCACCGCAATATTTCGTTTTATTTGATTAGTCGTCATCGAGCTCAATGCCATCATCCACTTGATAGTCCAGCTGTGCTATTTGTCCGATAATTCTATCCCACTCTGTTGCCAACGCGCCATTTTCAGAGCGCTTGAGTGTAACATTGTCTTCGCTCAATATCATGCCTGCTTCTATAGGTTCTTTAGCGACAATTCGCTTGCGCACTAAAGATTTATGCTCACTTTCAGAAGCAGAAACAACTTTTTCACCCGATCCCAGCGCCAGTTCTATATGCCTTATTGCTGTTACCATTGCTGCCAATTCATTAGGTTCAAGACTGGCTTGATGATCTGGTCCAGGCAGCGTTTTATCCAACGTAAAATGCTTTTCAATTACGGATGCGCCTAACGCTGTCGCCGCAATCGGCACTTCAATACCCAAAGAGTGATCAGATAAACCGACCGCTACTTGAAAGTTTTCCTCTAACGTCAGCATGGCTTTTAGGTTTACATCTGCATAAGGCGTTGGGTAAGCGGTATTGGCGTGCAAAATCGTCAGATTTTTTTTACTTAATCCTGCCTTTAACAAGGTATCAACGGCTAACGTTACTTCGGCTATATTCCCCATACCGGTGGAAAGAATGGTTGGTTCGTCAAACGCAGCTATCTTGCGGAGATAAGGAATTGACAAGAGTTCACCTGATGGAATCTTCCAGCGACGCACACCAAGTGCTTTCAAAAAATCGATACTGTCATCATCAAACGGTGTGGACATAAATTCAATGTCATGGACGTTACAGTAATCAAACACCTTTTGGTGATCTGCTTCTGAAAGCTCTAACGATTTAAGCAATTCATACTGAGTTTGGGTGTTTCCGGTATTTTTTTCTTGGTAAGCCGCTTGAGCCAGCTTCTTTGATACTAAGTTACCTGCCTTAAAGGTTTGAAACTTAACCGCATCTGCACCAGCATCTACCGCTGCATCTACCAATGCTAAGGCTCTATCCAAATCTCCATTATGGTTCACACCAGCTTCAGCAATAACAAAGACAGGAGACATTAGACATCTTCCTCTTGATATGGATTTTCGTCTCGATAGTCCACACGGGATTTTTTTAGCACTGCAGGACAACCGACATAAACGCCTGGTTTCGATAAATGATGTGTTACCACCGCACCCGCACCAATTAATGAGTTTTCGGCCACCCTCACACCTTGGATTAATACGGAACCGCTACCAAGAAAACAACCCTCACCCACTTGAGCATCACCATTAATTGTTGCATTGGTTGAGATATGACAGTTCCTGCCAATGACAGAACCGTGCTCAACCAGTGCCTTATGGTTAATGATTGTATTATCACCAATGCGAGCAAAATGGTTCACAATGGCATGATGCATCACCACCACGCCTTCATTCAGCACAGCACTTCTCGCCACTCTCGCTAGAGGAGAGATAATGGTTGGTAACTTACCACCGAGTTTTTTAACCTTCGCAAAAAGCGATTTCCTAATGATTGCATGTTGAATTTGCCCTACAGTAATTACGCAGTTCGGCGTCGATTTAAGCAACTCTTGTAAATTGTCATCTGTACCGATGACAGAATAGCCTAAAAGTGATTTTTCATCTGAACCTGGCGCTTCGACAATACCGACAATTTCATAATCACCCGTAGCTTCAATGACATCAATGACTGATGCGCAATGACCGCCCCCACCAATAAGAAGTAATGGCGTTTTCATTACGCCTCCTCTACTGACTTGTTGCAAACAATACCGCTTGGCACATTCACAATTCGCCCTGCAAAAAACTCTGTATGCTTCATCTCACCACGCAGTTCGTTTTGATATATTTCTAATTGATGCATCGGTGTCCAAAGCGGCCGAGTTTGTAGGTTACGTGAGTTGAATTCAGACAAAAATTCATCTCTTTCAACTTGCGAATCCAAAACACAGGCATTCAGCCAATAATTAGGTTGATTGTTTGGAAAGGTTTGACGGTACGACTCGCCAAAATCTACCAGACTGGGGTACAAAGGTGTTTGAACTTCCGAAATCCAACTTTGATACTTCAACGCCAATTGATGTTTTTCCGATAGAAAATCTGGCAGCTTTTTCATCTGAGCCACGCCTAAAGCTGCATTCAGGTTTGGCATTCTTAAGTTGTAACCAATTTCATCATGCTCAAACAGCCATTGGTGAGGTATTTTGGCCGTTGTGCTTAAATGCTTGGCATGTGATGCATAAGTGTCGTTTTGAGTGATCAACATACCACCACCGCCTGTAGTGATGACTTTGTTGCCATTAAAACTAAACACGCCTACATCACCAAACGTGCCTGTATGTTGACCATCAACAAATGAGCCAAGGCTTTCTGCGGCATCTTCAACCACCTTAATGCCATATTGATGGCAAAGCGAAACTATGCGCTTGATTTCAAGCGGAAAACCAAGCGTGTGCATCGGCACACAAGCGCTGATTTTTCTATGGGTAGATTGATGAAAACATTCACCATTTCTTTGGTAAGTTTGTGTGGTTAAAAAGCTTTCCAAAGCCTCGGCACTTAACCCCATGGTTTGAGAAGAAACATCTAGAAAAACAGGATCAGCACCCAGCATTTTGATCGCATTCGCGGTGGCAACAAATGTCAGGGACTGCGTCAACACCAAGTCTTTTGATTCAACACCGACCACTTTCAACCCTAAGAATAACCCCATGGTTCCATTCACAATGGCTACGGCGTGATTTGCGCCAGTAAAGTCAGCTATCTGGTTTTCAAACTCACTAACATACTCACCTACCGATGAAACAAATGTTGAATCAATACAGGCATTAAGCAACTGTTTTTCCGTGTTATCAAAACAAGGTGCATGTAAAGGAATAAAATCATTTTCGGAGGCGTGATAATGCGAACGAATGGCATCAGCAAGCAATTGCCAGCTATGGTTTTTTGTAGATGTAACGCTATTCAAACCTTGAGCCGTCATCTTTGTGGTCGCATCCTTTGGTCTATTGGTTCGACATCACAACTTACACGTTGTAAATGTCAGCTTTATAGCGTTTTAAGTTGCTTGGGTCAGTAAACCAGTCAATAGTTTGTTGCAACCCTGCACGAATATCTGTTTGTGGCTCAAAACCAGTCAGCTCACAAATTCTCGTGTTATCGCACCACAAGCGAAACACTTCAGAGTCTTTAGGGCGAATACGCTGTTCATCTTGCACAAACACAACATCACTACTCATCAGTTCTTTAATCAGCTCCAAGGTATCCTGCACGGATATTTCAAAATTAGAACCAATATTAACGGTTTCGCCAATGGTTTTCTCCGATTGAGCAATCGCCATCATGCCCCTACAAGTATCAGCCACGTAATTGAAATCACGGGTTGGCGAAGTATCTCCTAGCTTGATTTCTTTCATACCATTAGCTATCTGCGTGATGATAGTTGGAATCACTGCTCGTGCTGATTGACGCGGGCCATAGGTGTTAAAAGGCCGAGCAATAGATACCGGAAACTCAAATGCATTGAAATAAGACATCACCATTGCATCCGCACCGATTTTACTCGCACTATAAGGTGACTGAGGCTGTAATGGGTGTTTTTCATCGATAGGTACATACTGCGCAGTACCGTACACTTCGGAAGTGGAGGTATGCATAAAACGCTGCACACCATTGTCCATAGAAGCCTGTACCATGTTCAACGAGCCGTTTACATTGGTTTCCACGTAGGAATTAGGTGCTACATAAGAATATGGAATCGCAATCAATGCTGCCAAATGAAAAACTGTATGACAATCTTTGGTAATTTGTTTGCAAAGAAACGGGTCACGAACATCGCCACTGACGACTTCTATTTGATCTAAAACAGAAGACTGCTCCAACCAACCCCAGTCATTGAAAGAGTTATATAAAGCCAGTGCTCTGACTTTAGCTCCAGCTTCTACCAGAGATTCAACCAAGTGAGAACCGATAAAACCATCCGCTCCCGTTACCAAAACCTGTTTGCCCTGCCAATATGGCTGCATTTTCAATTCCTTTTTTCTTCTCAACAACTTCGGCAAAGGATGTTAAGCATCATCCAATAATGCCTGATATCGACTTTCGGCGCGCAACACTTTGTCCAAATAACGACGCGTCTCATCCGACTGGTGCTGATAACGCAACGTGCGGTAAACCTGATGAGGGCTGAGTCTATTTAAGCGCGAAATTGCTTTTCCTGGCGTAGTGCCAAACAACCCTAATACCGTTTTAATGCCCCCATTATAAGAAGAAATGGTGACCATTTGCTTGATTTTATCGTTGTGAATATCAGATAGATAGTCATGTTTTAATAGACTTAAATACGCAACACCCATGCGAATGTTTTTTTCCGAATCAAACAAATCGCCTTTAGAGGGTTGTCCAGATTTCTGATCAACATATTGGTAAACATCTTTACCTGCTGTATCCGGTTTAAGCTGCATCAGTCCAATTGCGTTTGATGAACTCACAGCTTTAGGGTTAAAACCGCTTTCAGTTTCCATTACTGCATAAACTAATGCTGGATTGATATCGAACTTATTGGCATAGTTATTCACCCAGGCTTGATATGTTTTTGCAGGGCCTTTCAAGCCACTTTCATGCAATGGAATATGAATCTCTATAAACTCTCCATCACCATCTTTAACCTCTTCAACCGCATTATTCATTAAATAATTAACGTAATCATAAGCTTGTTTCGGATAACGTATTGGCTGTTTATTTTCATCTAAAACCTTTCGATAAAAATAGGGACGGTTTTGATAATTCAATCGATCAGTTGATAATAAATTTCCATCACGCACCAAATGATGAGATAACAAAAGTCGGGTCACGGCTTTTTTGATGTTTTGTGTCGTCGCAATGTCCTTAGGAAACTCCACTACCAATTCATCTTCATAAATCACAAAGGACGGTTCATGAGACGTTGTTTTTGTATGTTTAGCAGTCGTTGGTAAAGCTTGCTGTTGACGATACACTGCAGGCATTGCTGAAAATGCTTTTGAATCTGTCTGAGAAGCTTGCGAGCTTTTTTCTGATTGTGTCGTTTCAAATTCTTGTTGCGCTACAGGTGGCGAATCAAAATGATCGAAAACTCGGTTTGGCATACTGGATACACGAGTAGAAACATTAGTCGTGACTTGTGTTTTAACATTTGAAGGTGATTTTGAAACCTTATTTTCTTTTTCCCAACGGGTGCTCAACATAATGCGTTGCGTCGTTGAACTAGCAAACGAGGTTGTAGATTGGCTGTTTTCTGGTTTTGAGCTCGGCAACATGGCTTCAACTGCCGTCAAGGTTGATGAAGAGTCATTAATGACCCAATGCTGAAGAGACATAAACAGGCTGCCACTCACCACCATCAACATGGATGAAGCTATTATCAAATATACCCAAACTCTGCTCTGTAACATGGCTTACTCTGTCAAAATTCCATCATTATTTATCAAACGAAAAGCTATACAAAACCAATTAGCAATATGGAAGCCATATCGAATACTATTGAGGATTTTATTACGAAAGCTTACACAAAAGTAGTTTAAGAAAAAAGCCCACTCTCCGATACAAGAGAATGGGCTTACAGAATAAAAATTAATTTTTGATTAGTGGTAATTATTGGCTATTTAATATAGTCAAATAATGACATTCCTTGCACCTTAGCAAAAACTTGTTGTGCTATTTGCAAAGAGTTTTGTTTGGTCGTCAGATCGGTAATACCTTTCACCATATCCATATCTTGTAAGTTAGATAACCTCTGCTTTAAAGCAATACTAAAAGAATCCCCCGCTGTTCTTTGTGCATCTATACGGTTTTGACGTCCACCAATTTCCGCCAATGCTCGTGACATCTTTTTAATACCTGCGTCTAAATCTGTCGCAATACTAGCAGCAGGAGCTTGTCCACTATCCAAAGTATCTTTTAATTTAACAAGGAGGTTTAACATATTAGGGTCAACACCTGGTGGAAATGTTGTCTGTACACTTCCAGAAGGGAGATCGAAAATAGTGCCGTTATCGGTAATACGTACACGACTATAGTCACCCTTGTCATTCGCATTTAATTTATTATCTGAATCAAAGCTAATCTGCAAAAAACGTGAGCCATAATTTGCTTGAGGGTCTTGAGAAGCGCCCGCAGTCGCACTACCAATGTAGCCATAGTACTTATTGCCGTTTGCTGTGGCAGGGTTGTTATCCGCCACAAAAGCTGCTGGTTTATCGACACTATTCCCGGCAAACATCAACTCTCCTTGAGAGTTCTTAGAGTTCAACAAGCTTTTCATTTGATCAACAAGCTGACCAATTTCTTTGGAGGTCGCTTGTCTATCGCTTGGTGAATAGGTGCCGTTCCCCATTTGAATCGTAAGCTCACGCGCTCTTTGCATTACATTAACGACAGAATTCAATTGTGTTTCTTCCACCGCTAACTGCGAAGACGCAAATTGCCCATTTTTCTTGTATTGATCCAAGTTGCTAATCGTTTTGTTCAATAAATTGATTTGCGTAGTAACCGTCGGATCATCACTCGGCTTATTAACCCTTTTACCGGATGCAATCTTATCTTGTAAATCCAACACTGCATTTTGGTTATTTTGAATAGCTGAATAACTTTGCATATAAAACTGTGTTGTTGAAACCCGCATAACTTTCCCCTTTACCTATCGAATTGCGCCGATTAAGGTGTCAAACATCGTTTTTGACGCTTGGATAATTTGTGCT
Proteins encoded in this window:
- a CDS encoding acetyltransferase; amino-acid sequence: MKTPLLLIGGGGHCASVIDVIEATGDYEIVGIVEAPGSDEKSLLGYSVIGTDDNLQELLKSTPNCVITVGQIQHAIIRKSLFAKVKKLGGKLPTIISPLARVARSAVLNEGVVVMHHAIVNHFARIGDNTIINHKALVEHGSVIGRNCHISTNATINGDAQVGEGCFLGSGSVLIQGVRVAENSLIGAGAVVTHHLSKPGVYVGCPAVLKKSRVDYRDENPYQEEDV
- a CDS encoding LegC family aminotransferase, translated to MTAQGLNSVTSTKNHSWQLLADAIRSHYHASENDFIPLHAPCFDNTEKQLLNACIDSTFVSSVGEYVSEFENQIADFTGANHAVAIVNGTMGLFLGLKVVGVESKDLVLTQSLTFVATANAIKMLGADPVFLDVSSQTMGLSAEALESFLTTQTYQRNGECFHQSTHRKISACVPMHTLGFPLEIKRIVSLCHQYGIKVVEDAAESLGSFVDGQHTGTFGDVGVFSFNGNKVITTGGGGMLITQNDTYASHAKHLSTTAKIPHQWLFEHDEIGYNLRMPNLNAALGVAQMKKLPDFLSEKHQLALKYQSWISEVQTPLYPSLVDFGESYRQTFPNNQPNYWLNACVLDSQVERDEFLSEFNSRNLQTRPLWTPMHQLEIYQNELRGEMKHTEFFAGRIVNVPSGIVCNKSVEEA
- the neuB gene encoding N-acetylneuraminate synthase; protein product: MSPVFVIAEAGVNHNGDLDRALALVDAAVDAGADAVKFQTFKAGNLVSKKLAQAAYQEKNTGNTQTQYELLKSLELSEADHQKVFDYCNVHDIEFMSTPFDDDSIDFLKALGVRRWKIPSGELLSIPYLRKIAAFDEPTILSTGMGNIAEVTLAVDTLLKAGLSKKNLTILHANTAYPTPYADVNLKAMLTLEENFQVAVGLSDHSLGIEVPIAATALGASVIEKHFTLDKTLPGPDHQASLEPNELAAMVTAIRHIELALGSGEKVVSASESEHKSLVRKRIVAKEPIEAGMILSEDNVTLKRSENGALATEWDRIIGQIAQLDYQVDDGIELDDD
- the neuC gene encoding UDP-N-acetylglucosamine 2-epimerase, with amino-acid sequence MMALSSMTTNQIKRNIAVVTATRAEYGLLSRLIRLLEDHPDFDLQLYVTGGHLSDEQGYTVETIRQDGHLITEEIPILSHKKDADTELAISQTTAKALEGFAEAFAKHRPHAVFVLGDRYELLGICSAALLANIPIFHLHGGEVTEGAVDDAIRHAVTKMASLHFVAAEPYRQRVIQMGEQPVTVFNVGAPGLDVIQQIQMLSLKELEAFLEMSLSSPLFLVTYHPVSWGETQGEQALENLFQAFEALSIDYPNMSVIWTAANTDVGGHELNNRIQQWVVETEINAEFVTSLGSQRYLSLMKLCDVVVGNSSSGVIEAPAQGVPTVNIGERQKGRLMADSIIQSEESTETIVLSIKNALNKDRSQITSIYGQGNTAKSIVEILEKTDFNQLLPKRFFDISFSLDNLPE
- a CDS encoding NAD-dependent 4,6-dehydratase LegB, whose translation is MQPYWQGKQVLVTGADGFIGSHLVESLVEAGAKVRALALYNSFNDWGWLEQSSVLDQIEVVSGDVRDPFLCKQITKDCHTVFHLAALIAIPYSYVAPNSYVETNVNGSLNMVQASMDNGVQRFMHTSTSEVYGTAQYVPIDEKHPLQPQSPYSASKIGADAMVMSYFNAFEFPVSIARPFNTYGPRQSARAVIPTIITQIANGMKEIKLGDTSPTRDFNYVADTCRGMMAIAQSEKTIGETVNIGSNFEISVQDTLELIKELMSSDVVFVQDEQRIRPKDSEVFRLWCDNTRICELTGFEPQTDIRAGLQQTIDWFTDPSNLKRYKADIYNV
- a CDS encoding nucleotidyltransferase family protein; this encodes MKDMHMHDWKKIAVSPTSSVKDTLEVMDKTALQIALVISEADNLLGTVTDGDIRRSLLAGATLHTPIEQAMNARPVVGHTHENEMLWVKRMNKHQFRHLPIVDNQQKIVGLFFQKKSVEPISNPVVLMLGGMGTRLRPLTENIPKPMLTVGDQPILETIVKHIAEQGFEEFYFCINYLGDQIRDYFGNGESLGIRIHYIEEKERMGTAGALSLLPELPKKPFIVMNGDLLTKVDLRALIDFHSENENAVTACVREYSQQVPYGVMELNGHEVCQLVEKPVYRYFVNGGIYALSPESLDFVPKETFYDMPSLIDDTLAKSQKVGGFPITEYWMDIGQMPDYYQAQADYEVHFQKRKLS
- the flgL gene encoding flagellar hook-associated protein FlgL, coding for MRVSTTQFYMQSYSAIQNNQNAVLDLQDKIASGKRVNKPSDDPTVTTQINLLNKTISNLDQYKKNGQFASSQLAVEETQLNSVVNVMQRARELTIQMGNGTYSPSDRQATSKEIGQLVDQMKSLLNSKNSQGELMFAGNSVDKPAAFVADNNPATANGNKYYGYIGSATAGASQDPQANYGSRFLQISFDSDNKLNANDKGDYSRVRITDNGTIFDLPSGSVQTTFPPGVDPNMLNLLVKLKDTLDSGQAPAASIATDLDAGIKKMSRALAEIGGRQNRIDAQRTAGDSFSIALKQRLSNLQDMDMVKGITDLTTKQNSLQIAQQVFAKVQGMSLFDYIK
- a CDS encoding murein transglycosylase domain-containing protein, which encodes MLQSRVWVYLIIASSMLMVVSGSLFMSLQHWVINDSSSTLTAVEAMLPSSKPENSQSTTSFASSTTQRIMLSTRWEKENKVSKSPSNVKTQVTTNVSTRVSSMPNRVFDHFDSPPVAQQEFETTQSEKSSQASQTDSKAFSAMPAVYRQQQALPTTAKHTKTTSHEPSFVIYEDELVVEFPKDIATTQNIKKAVTRLLLSHHLVRDGNLLSTDRLNYQNRPYFYRKVLDENKQPIRYPKQAYDYVNYLMNNAVEEVKDGDGEFIEIHIPLHESGLKGPAKTYQAWVNNYANKFDINPALVYAVMETESGFNPKAVSSSNAIGLMQLKPDTAGKDVYQYVDQKSGQPSKGDLFDSEKNIRMGVAYLSLLKHDYLSDIHNDKIKQMVTISSYNGGIKTVLGLFGTTPGKAISRLNRLSPHQVYRTLRYQHQSDETRRYLDKVLRAESRYQALLDDA